A genome region from Trichoderma asperellum chromosome 7, complete sequence includes the following:
- a CDS encoding uncharacterized protein (EggNog:ENOG41~MEROPS:MER0210990), whose amino-acid sequence MSEDRFVSLPSGCRICYQVFGNPLHPAILLVSGHSSAMTQKTGGLIALLSPYDNPHFIIRFDHRDTGRSTSFTKPSDGAPVYTLDAMVDDIVGLIKHLELESIHLVGTSLGGPLAWQTASRLPGVVRSLALVFTSPVGRQQLPSDNLPQVNLEGQWLLAEAYEIPDDRDDDEGWIESYMRLDLALATRPPTEEEKAESRRDCEITYYREKESGTMWTKYNHSDASGVRWPRELLKHIRCPTVIIHAAKDQIFPLKHAEALRDDVDGATLVVLEDCGHEIPHRVRQRMADEILANVKKGE is encoded by the coding sequence ATGTCTGAGGATCGTTTTGTATCACTCCCCTCTGGATGCCGGATCTGCTATCAGGTGTTCGGGAACCCCTTGCATCCAgccatcctcctcgtctcaGGGCACAGTAGTGCCATGACGCAGAAAACAGGCGGGCTCATTGCGCTGCTTAGCCCCTATGACAATCCACATTTTATCATTCGCTTTGATCACCGAGATACAGGCCGTTCAACGTCTTTTACCAAGCCATCTGACGGTGCACCAGTATATACACTAGATGCCATGGTCGATGATATCGTTGGCCTCATTAAACACCTCGAACTCGAAAGTATCCATCTCGTCGGCACCAGCTTGGGCGGGCCTCTCGCATGGCAGACAGCAAGCCGGTTGCCTGGTGTTGTCCGAAGTTTAGCCCTTGTTTTCACGAGCCCAGTTGGGCGACAACAGCTTCCTAGTGATAACTTGCCTCAGGTAAACTTGGAGGGGCAATGGCTGCTGGCCGAGGCATATGAGATTCCAGATGACcgggatgatgacgaaggcTGGATCGAATCATATATGCGCCTCGACCTTGCTCTTGCAACGCGGCCCCCTacggaggaggaaaaggctgAATCGAGACGGGATTGTGAGATCACATATTACCGCGAGAAAGAGAGCGGGACCATGTGGACCAAGTATAATCACTCTGATGCGTCTGGCGTGAGGTGGCCGCGCGAATTGCTCAAGCATATTCGATGCCCAACCGTTATTATTCACGCCGCAAAAGACCAGATTTTCCCGCTTAAGCACGCAGAAGCTCTGAgagatgatgttgatgggGCAACGCTTGTCGTCCTCGAAGACTGTGGGCATGAGATACCACACCGCGTTCGTCAAAGGATGGCGGATGAGATTCTTGCCAACGTGAAAAAGGGAGAGTAG